A region from the Lentisphaera profundi genome encodes:
- a CDS encoding type IV toxin-antitoxin system AbiEi family antitoxin domain-containing protein, translating into MKTTDKIVKYYQEFPGVHSLKELEAIGGYPNLVRKLVDNGQLEEVARGLYRLSAQEEAEHADLEAIAMAVPAGVFCLLSALSYHNIGTAQAFEYHLAIPKGKRSPQRPEFAIQSYQFGGRSYESGIEQYGKIKVYSIAKTVADCFRFRNRIGLDVALEALKDVLRNKRASVAELVDMAEACRIKSVMMPYLESLI; encoded by the coding sequence ATGAAAACAACAGATAAGATAGTGAAGTATTATCAAGAGTTCCCTGGGGTGCACAGCCTGAAGGAACTTGAGGCTATTGGTGGGTATCCTAATTTGGTACGCAAACTGGTAGATAATGGTCAGCTGGAAGAAGTAGCTCGAGGGCTTTATCGGCTTTCGGCTCAGGAAGAAGCTGAGCATGCAGATCTCGAAGCTATTGCCATGGCAGTACCAGCGGGAGTCTTTTGTCTACTCAGTGCACTGAGTTATCATAATATAGGAACAGCGCAGGCCTTCGAGTATCACCTCGCTATTCCCAAAGGGAAACGATCACCACAGCGTCCTGAGTTCGCTATACAGAGTTATCAGTTCGGTGGTCGTTCCTATGAGAGTGGGATAGAGCAATACGGTAAAATCAAGGTTTATAGTATTGCCAAGACTGTAGCTGACTGCTTTAGGTTTCGAAATCGGATAGGTCTAGATGTGGCCTTGGAAGCTCTAAAGGATGTTCTGCGCAATAAGCGCGCTTCGGTAGCGGAACTAGTGGATATGGCAGAAGCCTGTCGCATTAAGAGTGTGATGATGCCTTACCTGGAATCATTGATATGA
- a CDS encoding nucleotidyl transferase AbiEii/AbiGii toxin family protein, with the protein MKITNEALNFIELQYVQERFLYRLSQSTHKEQFVLKGGTLFYAWAKMKYRPTKDLDFMFYGDLGRETLLQQIKEICAISYPEDGIAFQWDSFSYEEIKENHEYDGVRIHFEAKIGSSRITMKLDVCTGDKITPQPEEHSYPNLLGESHELNLKMYPKETVIAEKVHAMISLDIANSRMKDFFDVYILLSDFEADLDEQLVAKALAVTFEHRATKIPSLPARVWKKYFYADESKNIQWNAFLKRNKILKNISLEEVCKTIGARVNPLFKS; encoded by the coding sequence ATGAAGATCACGAATGAAGCTCTGAACTTTATCGAGTTACAGTACGTCCAGGAGCGCTTCCTTTATCGCTTATCTCAGTCGACACACAAGGAGCAATTTGTGCTTAAGGGTGGTACGCTCTTCTACGCTTGGGCTAAGATGAAGTACCGACCCACAAAGGATCTGGATTTTATGTTTTATGGCGACCTGGGGCGCGAAACCTTACTTCAGCAGATTAAGGAGATTTGTGCAATATCCTACCCAGAGGACGGTATTGCCTTCCAGTGGGATAGCTTTTCATATGAAGAGATTAAAGAAAATCATGAGTATGATGGAGTGCGCATTCACTTTGAGGCCAAGATAGGATCATCGAGGATTACGATGAAGCTTGATGTCTGTACAGGAGATAAGATAACTCCTCAGCCGGAGGAGCATAGCTATCCGAACTTGCTGGGCGAGAGTCATGAGCTAAATCTGAAGATGTATCCTAAGGAAACGGTAATAGCTGAGAAGGTTCATGCGATGATTAGTTTAGATATTGCGAATAGTCGAATGAAGGACTTCTTTGATGTCTATATTTTGTTGTCGGACTTTGAGGCTGATTTGGACGAGCAGTTGGTAGCAAAAGCCTTGGCAGTGACCTTCGAGCATAGAGCGACAAAAATCCCTAGCTTGCCCGCACGTGTATGGAAAAAATACTTTTATGCAGATGAGTCTAAGAATATACAATGGAATGCTTTTCTGAAGCGTAATAAGATCTTGAAGAATATCAGTCTAGAAGAGGTATGTAAGACGATTGGGGCGAGAGTGAATCCATTATTTAAAAGCTAA
- a CDS encoding serine/threonine-protein kinase, protein MDSDNNNFSDFLQTQYKLVQEKIETDSLSVGNERYLRKQLIGEGSQKQIYQVYDTTCSREIALAVLKGESQEEKAQFMREARITALLQHPNIMPIYETGRDDLGHPYFTMKLGRGDTLQDLLIAQSKMPLQELLALFLKVCEALIYAHSKGILHRDLKPENIYIGQFGEVLLCDWGLANIVFEDCDEKMLDDQDLQDLNLKVSLKGVIKGTPGFIAPEILKDADYSFQSDVYALGSIFYSLLTGKDHSLEKNDSSLVIFHNEDKAIAESLKAICAKALELNKEARYQSVNEMVLDIRAYLNGFAPKAEEASTLTQLKLLYQRNKRVMNTSAFFMLVLISLGISFITSLQHKEKQALSLLNQLKESDLKRQNAEAELIPHYLQKAETAFLEGQPDTALTLAQVCYNFDPQNKQVCDLYGKALMSMQKFADASEILKNINPKMASIALTCTQIKNQQSQTPDQTIALLKAVGVEPENDKAYIYRNILYQEFAKSEPQSKLKLLRSVLMMRNKLSSMNSVLEFKDDAYTIDLSNNPDLKILNVLAKFGPAVVKKFDLSHTQVKSLYSIKNLTIINLHLRHTGKLPLENFNHFYEYLDAEGSQNDFSPFLKNKPVQYLNIHQSPFGNYGVLTTLKKLKTLIVTKGALAQNVRRKLPKDCQVIEK, encoded by the coding sequence ATGGACTCAGACAACAATAATTTTAGCGATTTCCTGCAAACACAGTATAAGCTTGTTCAGGAAAAAATTGAGACTGATAGTTTATCTGTGGGCAATGAACGGTATCTGCGCAAGCAGCTTATTGGTGAAGGTTCCCAAAAACAAATTTATCAAGTTTACGATACGACTTGCAGTCGCGAAATAGCCTTAGCAGTGCTGAAAGGTGAATCACAAGAAGAAAAAGCCCAATTCATGCGCGAAGCGCGAATCACCGCTTTGCTGCAGCATCCCAATATCATGCCAATTTACGAAACTGGCAGAGATGACTTGGGTCACCCCTACTTCACCATGAAACTGGGCCGCGGCGATACTTTACAGGATCTACTTATTGCGCAGTCAAAAATGCCTCTTCAGGAACTTCTAGCCCTCTTTCTCAAAGTCTGCGAGGCGCTTATTTATGCCCATTCAAAAGGTATTTTACATCGTGACCTCAAGCCAGAAAATATCTATATCGGTCAGTTCGGTGAAGTCTTGCTCTGTGACTGGGGCCTCGCGAATATAGTCTTTGAAGATTGTGATGAAAAAATGCTTGATGATCAGGACTTACAGGATCTCAACTTAAAGGTTTCCCTTAAAGGCGTGATCAAAGGAACACCGGGTTTTATTGCCCCAGAAATTTTAAAAGACGCTGACTACTCTTTTCAAAGCGATGTATATGCTCTGGGCTCCATTTTCTATAGCTTGCTAACAGGGAAGGATCACAGCTTAGAAAAGAATGATTCTAGCTTGGTGATTTTTCATAACGAGGACAAAGCTATAGCAGAGAGTTTAAAGGCTATTTGTGCGAAGGCTCTCGAGCTCAACAAAGAAGCTCGCTATCAATCTGTCAATGAAATGGTCTTGGATATAAGAGCCTACCTCAACGGCTTTGCGCCCAAAGCAGAAGAAGCAAGTACCTTGACACAATTAAAATTATTGTATCAGCGCAATAAACGTGTGATGAATACCTCCGCCTTTTTTATGCTTGTACTTATCAGCTTAGGCATCAGTTTTATTACTTCCCTGCAGCATAAAGAAAAACAGGCCTTGAGTCTGTTAAATCAACTAAAGGAATCTGATTTAAAACGCCAAAATGCCGAGGCCGAATTAATCCCTCATTATCTCCAAAAAGCTGAAACGGCATTTCTTGAAGGTCAGCCAGATACCGCACTTACACTTGCGCAAGTCTGTTATAATTTTGATCCGCAGAACAAGCAAGTTTGTGATCTATATGGCAAAGCACTCATGTCGATGCAAAAGTTTGCTGATGCTAGCGAAATATTAAAAAATATCAATCCAAAAATGGCCTCAATTGCCCTCACTTGTACCCAAATCAAAAATCAACAAAGTCAAACGCCTGATCAAACCATCGCCCTCCTCAAAGCCGTCGGTGTTGAGCCGGAAAATGACAAGGCCTACATCTATCGCAACATTTTATATCAAGAATTTGCTAAGAGTGAGCCCCAGAGTAAACTCAAGCTCTTGCGCAGTGTGCTAATGATGCGCAATAAATTATCGTCTATGAACTCGGTATTGGAGTTTAAAGATGATGCCTACACCATTGATCTCAGTAATAATCCAGATTTGAAAATCCTTAATGTCTTGGCAAAGTTTGGCCCCGCAGTGGTGAAAAAATTTGACCTAAGTCATACTCAGGTGAAATCTCTTTATTCAATTAAAAATTTAACTATAATCAATCTTCATCTACGTCATACGGGTAAATTACCTCTGGAGAATTTTAACCATTTTTATGAATACCTCGATGCCGAAGGTTCACAAAATGACTTCTCTCCCTTCCTAAAAAATAAACCCGTGCAATATTTAAATATCCATCAAAGCCCCTTTGGAAATTATGGAGTCTTAACGACATTGAAAAAGTTAAAGACTCTGATCGTGACAAAAGGCGCATTAGCTCAAAACGTGAGAAGAAAGTTACCCAAGGACTGCCAAGTCATTGAAAAGTAA
- a CDS encoding RNA polymerase sigma factor, whose product MSQAKNTRQTLLIKIRDQYNDDAWEEFISFYRPYIYRVVQNLNQIQAVDREDIIQEVMLIAWKKLPEFEYQAQKGRFRSWLSVITQRTANSFYHKNKKASFFESDFEAEELQKGLPPEIEQICQQEWEKHVAETAWANISSKFEEKVLLAFQKLASGEKGEQVAIELGLSQNSVYVYKKRVMAALQKEIAYLDEPLR is encoded by the coding sequence ATGAGCCAAGCAAAAAATACACGTCAAACGCTTTTAATAAAAATTCGTGATCAATATAATGATGATGCTTGGGAAGAGTTTATTTCTTTTTATCGTCCCTACATTTATCGCGTGGTACAGAATTTAAATCAAATTCAGGCAGTTGATAGGGAAGACATCATTCAAGAAGTGATGCTGATTGCCTGGAAAAAACTGCCTGAGTTCGAGTACCAAGCTCAAAAGGGCCGTTTTCGTTCCTGGCTCAGTGTGATTACTCAAAGGACCGCCAATAGTTTTTACCATAAAAATAAAAAAGCGAGTTTCTTTGAAAGTGATTTTGAAGCCGAAGAACTACAAAAAGGACTGCCACCGGAAATAGAGCAAATTTGTCAGCAGGAATGGGAGAAGCATGTGGCAGAGACTGCTTGGGCTAATATTTCTTCTAAATTTGAAGAAAAAGTTTTACTGGCTTTTCAAAAATTGGCCTCCGGTGAAAAAGGTGAGCAGGTAGCCATCGAACTCGGCCTTTCACAAAACTCGGTGTATGTCTACAAGAAGCGAGTCATGGCGGCTCTGCAAAAAGAAATCGCCTACCTCGATGAGCCATTAAGGTAG
- a CDS encoding type II secretion system protein, which yields MKQKFTLIELLVVIAIIGILASLLLPNLKKSRYKARLAVCAQNMRQNGLALYSYTNDNNDYWPQRTMARLDNLEPSSKGRSLLVDYISIKSLFCPLNQPKSWNPESASGKLAGAYEMYYGQQLISGNGYRNTALLKVGDRISWGFEGIDNSFSVLLADNDLYIPGGDGLWASSHPDNAGGMSSEEVAGADKSVFYKSYVARGTLDRNFLYEDGSVKRVNNIMAPGAPTSAHDPRMARLRAMNNQSYGTVAVYLPVEID from the coding sequence ATGAAACAAAAATTCACGTTGATAGAACTTTTAGTTGTGATTGCGATCATTGGCATTCTTGCTTCCCTTTTACTACCGAATTTGAAGAAGTCTAGATATAAAGCTCGATTGGCAGTTTGTGCACAGAATATGCGCCAAAACGGTTTAGCTCTATACTCTTACACGAATGATAACAATGATTACTGGCCTCAACGCACGATGGCCCGTCTTGACAATCTGGAACCGAGCTCCAAGGGAAGATCTCTGTTGGTCGACTATATATCAATCAAAAGCTTATTTTGTCCCTTGAATCAGCCTAAAAGTTGGAATCCGGAAAGCGCTAGTGGCAAGCTTGCGGGAGCATACGAAATGTACTACGGCCAACAGTTGATCAGTGGTAATGGTTATCGCAACACGGCTCTTTTAAAGGTGGGGGATCGTATTAGTTGGGGCTTTGAAGGCATAGATAATTCATTCAGTGTTTTACTTGCCGATAATGATCTATATATCCCCGGAGGTGATGGTCTTTGGGCAAGTTCGCACCCTGATAATGCTGGAGGCATGTCCAGTGAGGAAGTTGCTGGGGCTGATAAATCAGTTTTCTATAAGAGTTACGTTGCTCGCGGTACATTAGATCGTAATTTTCTCTATGAGGATGGATCAGTCAAGCGAGTAAACAATATTATGGCCCCTGGAGCACCAACATCTGCTCATGACCCAAGAATGGCTCGGCTACGAGCAATGAATAATCAGAGTTACGGTACAGTAGCAGTTTATCTGCCCGTGGAAATAGATTAG
- a CDS encoding Gfo/Idh/MocA family protein — protein MLKIAIIGVSGYGKIIYDLCKNSEKTKDVKVTAAVIRTPSKCPDVYEEIIESGGQVFSDAESMFSSMKGQLDLVCIPTGIETHASLSIAAMEAGAHVMVEKPAAGTVEEVDTMMEASKRTGKIVAVGFQDIYRNDIQEIKKKLLTKEWGEVKSVSVLGSWPRPKMYYRRNNWAGRLKSGDSMIFDSPANNALAHYMNLGLYLVGENFKSSASIATIDAESFRAYQIETFDTLICRAKTNSGIQFHYTVTHASAENFEPIVSIKTDKYKIVLACDSNKVYDLENNLITELEHNDTWTGRNNIIPAVVDKINGHNSFICDLSIARSHTLFINRLHSQNSSREFSPELVYETVIENNEHLVVKGLLPALKEASSKGALFSEIGYKFN, from the coding sequence ATGTTGAAAATTGCAATAATAGGTGTTTCTGGGTACGGTAAAATCATTTATGATCTTTGCAAAAACTCAGAAAAAACAAAAGATGTAAAAGTAACTGCGGCAGTTATTAGAACCCCATCTAAATGCCCGGATGTTTATGAGGAAATCATAGAATCTGGTGGACAAGTTTTTTCAGATGCCGAATCAATGTTTTCATCCATGAAAGGTCAACTTGATTTAGTCTGCATCCCAACCGGGATAGAAACACACGCCTCATTAAGTATAGCCGCTATGGAAGCGGGAGCCCATGTAATGGTCGAAAAACCAGCTGCCGGCACAGTCGAAGAAGTAGATACTATGATGGAAGCCTCCAAGAGAACTGGTAAAATTGTAGCCGTTGGCTTTCAGGATATTTACCGAAACGATATACAGGAAATCAAAAAGAAACTCCTCACCAAGGAATGGGGTGAGGTTAAATCAGTCTCTGTACTTGGAAGCTGGCCACGTCCAAAAATGTATTATAGAAGGAACAATTGGGCTGGTCGCCTAAAGTCCGGTGATTCAATGATTTTTGACTCTCCTGCCAATAATGCTCTTGCTCATTATATGAACCTCGGTTTATATCTTGTAGGTGAAAACTTTAAAAGTAGCGCCAGTATTGCCACCATTGACGCCGAGTCTTTCAGGGCATACCAAATAGAGACATTCGACACACTTATTTGTCGTGCAAAAACCAATAGTGGAATTCAATTTCACTACACTGTAACACATGCCAGCGCCGAGAACTTTGAGCCCATAGTCAGTATAAAAACAGATAAATATAAAATAGTTTTGGCATGTGATTCTAATAAGGTCTACGATCTTGAAAATAATCTCATTACTGAACTAGAACATAATGACACGTGGACTGGAAGAAATAATATTATTCCTGCAGTAGTGGATAAAATTAATGGACACAATTCATTTATTTGTGATCTCTCCATAGCTCGCTCACACACTTTATTCATAAATCGTCTTCACTCACAGAATAGTTCTAGGGAATTTTCTCCTGAGCTCGTATACGAGACTGTGATTGAAAACAATGAACACTTAGTTGTAAAAGGTTTGTTACCTGCTTTAAAAGAAGCTTCATCTAAAGGTGCTTTATTTAGTGAAATAGGCTATAAATTCAATTAA
- a CDS encoding Gfo/Idh/MocA family protein, whose protein sequence is MKLAIIGNWGHHVHVLQETDEMKDLEVVAIAPGFEGEDLSTMTSQYSKARVYDDHLKMLEQEKPDVVTISTRLDRITQLAIDASKANCHSICEKPLALEHNDLLQLWETIIKNRTQCIAMLPNRNHPVLAFAKQQIEAGRIGDVSLLNARKSYKFGHSRDEWLCKRSSYGGTIPWIGIHALDFINSVSDSPCSSLSAMHANLAHPQFPEIEDSCTLSIKFKNGTLATASVDYLRPLSADGHGDDWIRIVGTSGIIEASMDRGECTIIDSSGHSKITSFDDKSPYYPPLMRTFPKSGTGEITAETRRSFHLSHLGLSARDAADTEEKMIIDKAPWDKT, encoded by the coding sequence ATGAAACTAGCAATAATTGGCAACTGGGGTCACCACGTTCATGTACTCCAGGAAACAGATGAAATGAAAGACCTCGAAGTTGTGGCAATTGCTCCTGGTTTTGAGGGTGAAGACCTGAGTACTATGACGAGCCAATATAGCAAAGCTAGAGTATATGATGATCACCTTAAAATGCTCGAGCAAGAAAAACCCGACGTCGTTACAATCAGTACACGTTTAGATAGAATCACTCAGCTCGCCATCGATGCCTCCAAGGCAAATTGTCACAGTATTTGTGAAAAACCCCTAGCTCTGGAACATAATGATCTTCTACAGCTTTGGGAAACTATCATTAAAAATCGTACCCAATGTATTGCCATGCTTCCAAACCGCAACCACCCTGTATTAGCCTTTGCCAAGCAGCAAATTGAGGCTGGTAGAATTGGTGATGTAAGCTTGTTAAATGCTAGGAAATCCTATAAATTTGGCCATAGTCGCGATGAGTGGTTGTGTAAACGTTCAAGCTATGGTGGCACCATCCCGTGGATCGGAATCCACGCATTAGATTTTATTAATTCTGTGTCCGACTCACCTTGTTCAAGTCTTTCCGCCATGCATGCAAATTTAGCTCATCCTCAATTCCCAGAGATAGAGGATTCTTGTACCCTATCAATCAAGTTTAAAAACGGAACTCTCGCAACGGCTAGCGTTGACTACTTACGTCCATTATCAGCAGACGGTCACGGTGACGACTGGATTCGCATTGTCGGAACTTCAGGAATTATCGAGGCCTCAATGGACCGTGGAGAATGTACTATTATCGACTCATCAGGTCATAGTAAAATCACAAGTTTTGATGACAAATCGCCCTATTACCCACCCCTAATGAGAACATTCCCAAAATCCGGAACTGGAGAAATCACAGCAGAAACTCGACGTAGTTTTCATCTTAGCCATTTAGGACTATCTGCTCGGGATGCTGCAGATACTGAGGAAAAAATGATAATAGATAAGGCTCCATGGGACAAAACATAA
- the rhaM gene encoding L-rhamnose mutarotase, which produces MQRVAFKMQLKPGFENEYKKRHDDIWPELSHALNHAGISDYSIFLDEESLTLFAVQKLSADNSAAELPQTEIVKKWWDYMADIMETNPDNSPVCIELKEMFFHE; this is translated from the coding sequence ATGCAAAGAGTAGCCTTTAAAATGCAGTTGAAACCTGGTTTCGAGAATGAATACAAAAAACGCCATGACGATATCTGGCCAGAACTCAGTCACGCTTTGAACCATGCGGGAATATCTGATTACTCCATATTCTTAGATGAAGAAAGCTTAACTCTCTTTGCTGTACAAAAATTAAGTGCAGACAATAGTGCAGCAGAACTTCCACAAACAGAGATTGTGAAAAAATGGTGGGATTACATGGCTGATATCATGGAAACAAATCCTGACAATTCACCCGTGTGCATAGAACTCAAAGAAATGTTTTTTCATGAATAA
- a CDS encoding DUF1961 family protein yields MKLIFKTCLIFFCLTIAIAAKQKIELKVGLIGDSTVATTYGWGPAFAKQVNKNVTVLNYAKNGATLDSLSRRLDDLLAKKPDYVLVQFGHNDMKVCDAKAYAQKLKNYVLRIKKAGSKAIILSSVTRRNFDEDGKILPRIFNDNKSRILPDFALSAKAVAEEQKLPFLDLNTISIAHHNQIGEKESQTYNFEPTDTTHFSPKGALVIASIIIKELESVAPDLFFYLHNGNNPIKVFLLAGQSNMVGQVYGGGLNAPYNQANSKVKTWDYRRNKWVALAPAYRIGPEIGFGHAITKVLPDDDIRLVKYAANGTNLYKKWAPSTGRQYINFMKASYGALADLENKKIPYEITGMLWLQGESDGKEQKGAEYKKNLSNFIKDIRLRFNSPNMPFIIARVRNFYGKGKEAQLVRKAQADLAQEMASVACFDTDDLNPLINGGHYNLENTITIGQRFAQNFDLISKEINMSHEQDKNAFDTAINQNWKEVFNDPCTENWQEKWFLDGKIAAVTNRANGMLLAAGPQFLNDDHHMVLWTKEEFTGDLKIEFDYTRTDFATRCVNIIYIQATGSGKAPYLKDITEWNSLRTTPAMKMYFDHMNTYHISFAAFNNTDDLNEDYIRARRYIPNSEGLENTDLEPDYFNTGLFKPGEKHHFTIIKKDQQLFMKISNNHQSAYFHWNNTKAPGIESGRIGLRHMFTRSAIYKDFKISVPQ; encoded by the coding sequence ATGAAACTTATTTTTAAAACATGTTTGATATTTTTTTGCCTTACAATAGCTATTGCCGCCAAGCAAAAAATTGAGCTAAAAGTAGGCTTGATTGGAGACTCAACTGTAGCCACAACTTATGGTTGGGGCCCTGCCTTCGCCAAACAAGTCAATAAAAATGTTACCGTACTCAACTACGCAAAAAATGGCGCGACCCTCGACTCACTTTCCAGGCGTTTAGACGACCTTCTTGCAAAAAAACCAGATTACGTACTGGTTCAGTTTGGTCATAACGACATGAAAGTCTGCGATGCGAAAGCCTACGCTCAAAAACTCAAAAATTATGTACTGCGAATCAAGAAGGCCGGCTCAAAAGCTATTATTTTAAGTTCTGTAACTCGTCGTAATTTTGATGAGGATGGCAAAATTTTACCAAGAATATTCAATGATAACAAAAGTCGTATTTTACCGGATTTTGCGCTCAGCGCAAAAGCTGTGGCTGAAGAGCAAAAGCTTCCCTTTTTAGACCTCAATACAATTAGCATTGCCCATCACAATCAAATCGGAGAAAAGGAAAGTCAGACATACAATTTTGAACCGACAGACACCACCCACTTTAGCCCAAAGGGCGCCCTGGTCATTGCCTCTATCATCATAAAAGAATTAGAGTCCGTTGCACCGGATTTATTTTTTTACCTCCATAATGGCAATAATCCAATCAAAGTATTTCTACTCGCCGGGCAATCAAACATGGTGGGACAAGTTTACGGGGGTGGCTTAAATGCCCCCTACAATCAGGCTAATTCAAAAGTTAAGACTTGGGACTACAGGCGAAACAAATGGGTGGCTTTAGCTCCTGCCTATCGAATTGGCCCAGAAATCGGCTTTGGGCATGCCATTACCAAAGTCTTACCGGATGACGATATTCGCCTAGTCAAATATGCAGCAAATGGCACTAACCTTTATAAGAAGTGGGCTCCGTCTACAGGAAGACAATATATCAACTTTATGAAAGCGAGCTATGGCGCTCTAGCTGATCTCGAAAATAAAAAAATACCCTATGAGATAACGGGGATGCTTTGGCTTCAGGGAGAAAGCGATGGAAAGGAACAAAAGGGAGCTGAATATAAAAAGAATCTTTCTAATTTTATAAAGGATATACGTCTAAGGTTCAATTCTCCCAATATGCCTTTTATCATAGCCCGAGTGCGCAATTTTTACGGCAAGGGCAAAGAAGCCCAATTGGTTCGCAAAGCCCAAGCAGATTTAGCCCAAGAAATGGCCTCTGTTGCCTGTTTTGATACAGATGATTTAAATCCACTTATAAACGGCGGCCACTACAATTTAGAAAACACTATTACAATCGGCCAGAGATTTGCGCAAAATTTTGATTTAATTAGCAAGGAAATAAACATGAGTCATGAACAAGACAAAAACGCATTCGACACCGCAATAAATCAAAACTGGAAAGAGGTTTTTAATGACCCTTGTACAGAAAACTGGCAAGAGAAGTGGTTTCTCGATGGTAAAATTGCCGCCGTTACCAATCGTGCCAATGGCATGCTGCTCGCTGCTGGTCCACAATTCTTAAACGATGACCACCACATGGTTTTATGGACTAAGGAAGAATTTACTGGAGATCTAAAAATTGAATTTGATTACACTCGTACTGATTTCGCAACCCGTTGTGTAAATATTATTTATATACAAGCTACAGGATCAGGCAAGGCACCCTACTTAAAGGATATAACAGAGTGGAATAGCTTACGCACAACCCCTGCAATGAAAATGTACTTTGATCATATGAACACCTACCATATTAGTTTTGCTGCATTTAATAACACTGATGATTTAAATGAAGATTACATAAGAGCAAGACGTTACATTCCAAATAGTGAAGGCCTAGAAAACACAGATCTTGAGCCAGACTATTTCAATACAGGATTATTTAAACCAGGAGAAAAACATCACTTCACGATCATTAAAAAAGATCAACAACTGTTTATGAAGATCTCTAATAATCACCAAAGTGCTTACTTCCATTGGAATAACACCAAAGCGCCTGGAATTGAATCTGGTAGAATTGGTCTACGTCACATGTTCACTCGTTCCGCCATCTACAAAGATTTTAAAATTAGCGTACCACAATAA